In the Geobacter sp. FeAm09 genome, one interval contains:
- the bioD gene encoding dethiobiotin synthase, with product MGKGVFVTGTDTGVGKTIVTAVLARLLRMRGIRVGVMKPVTSGCREGEGGLVSDDALLACHAAGTPCNGDVTPYLLREPLAPAEAAKIDGVRIEFARIRESFDRLTATYDFVIVEGAGGLMVPLVGGFLMADLARELDLPLLVVARPNLGTVNHTVLTCFAARQMGLPLTGVIINNFPKEPDLAEQSAPHYIGSLCGAPVLGVWPHEAASDQATAVERLAAWLDRQPETAIVLRELGV from the coding sequence ATGGGGAAAGGGGTATTTGTAACCGGCACCGATACCGGCGTGGGCAAGACGATTGTGACCGCCGTACTGGCGCGGCTTCTCCGGATGCGGGGCATCCGCGTCGGCGTCATGAAGCCGGTGACCAGCGGCTGCCGCGAGGGGGAGGGGGGGCTGGTTTCCGATGACGCGCTTCTGGCGTGCCATGCCGCCGGCACCCCCTGCAACGGCGACGTCACCCCCTACCTGCTCCGGGAACCGCTGGCCCCGGCCGAAGCGGCGAAGATCGACGGCGTCAGGATCGAGTTTGCCCGAATCCGGGAATCCTTCGATCGTCTGACGGCGACCTACGACTTCGTGATCGTGGAGGGGGCCGGAGGACTGATGGTGCCGCTGGTCGGCGGATTCCTCATGGCGGACCTGGCGCGGGAACTGGACCTGCCGCTTTTGGTGGTGGCGCGTCCCAATCTGGGGACCGTCAACCATACCGTCCTGACCTGTTTTGCCGCCCGGCAGATGGGGCTTCCCCTGACCGGGGTCATCATCAATAATTTCCCCAAAGAGCCGGACCTGGCCGAACAAAGCGCACCCCATTACATCGGCTCCCTGTGCGGCGCGCCGGTGCTGGGCGTTTGGCCCCATGAGGCCGCCTCCGATCAGGCGACGGCAGTGGAGCGTCTGGCCGCTTGGTTGGACCGACAGCCGGAAACGGCCATTGTCCTGAGGGAGTTGGGAGTCTGA
- a CDS encoding FKBP-type peptidyl-prolyl cis-trans isomerase N-terminal domain-containing protein has translation MPHCPPAHGEDRHQLNSPGDKIQYAIGVEVARNFKNQGLDLDLEMVAKGMRDGLSGGELLVSEKELRSILISVQSDIRRRQSLVKQGAAGDRKP, from the coding sequence ATGCCTCATTGTCCCCCGGCCCATGGGGAAGACCGGCACCAGCTCAACTCTCCAGGCGACAAAATTCAGTACGCCATAGGGGTCGAGGTTGCCAGAAACTTCAAAAACCAGGGGCTTGACCTGGACCTGGAAATGGTTGCGAAAGGTATGCGGGATGGATTGTCCGGGGGGGAACTCCTTGTTTCGGAAAAGGAGCTTCGAAGCATCCTGATCTCCGTCCAGAGCGATATACGGCGCAGGCAGTCGTTGGTGAAACAGGGAGCGGCCGGTGACAGGAAGCCGTAA
- the bioB gene encoding biotin synthase BioB, with amino-acid sequence MKDTMQKLADSVIAGHTLERDDALRLGEVEGAEFYRLLAEAGRIREHFIGSAVTLCSIINAKSGTCPEDCAFCAQSAHHSTQAAAYPLVDEEQMVTCAKNAEQHGASCYGIITSGTGIGSRDELDRICRTLGRIRQEAGIAPSCSLGIIDYETACLLRDAGMVTYHHNLETARSFFPNICSTHDYEQDVETVRAAKRAGLKVCCGGIFGLGETFAQRVEMALTLRELGVDSIPVNFLDPVEGTRLEHADFLTPLECLRTIAVYRFLLPDRQITVCGGREKNLRELQSWIFMAGASGMMTGNYLTRAGRNPALDRQMVADLGLTVAPCGCS; translated from the coding sequence ATGAAAGATACGATGCAGAAGCTGGCTGATTCGGTGATAGCGGGCCACACCCTGGAGCGTGACGACGCCCTGCGCCTCGGGGAAGTTGAGGGGGCGGAGTTCTACCGGTTGCTGGCCGAGGCGGGGCGCATCCGGGAACATTTTATCGGCAGTGCGGTGACGCTCTGTTCCATCATCAACGCCAAATCAGGGACCTGCCCCGAGGATTGCGCGTTTTGCGCCCAGTCCGCCCATCATTCGACCCAGGCGGCGGCGTATCCGCTCGTGGACGAGGAGCAGATGGTCACCTGCGCCAAAAACGCCGAACAGCACGGCGCCTCCTGCTACGGCATCATCACCAGCGGCACGGGGATCGGGAGCAGGGATGAGTTGGACCGGATCTGCCGCACCCTGGGACGCATCCGCCAGGAGGCGGGCATCGCGCCGTCCTGCTCCCTGGGGATCATCGATTATGAAACGGCTTGCCTGCTCAGGGACGCCGGCATGGTGACCTATCATCACAACCTGGAAACCGCACGCAGTTTTTTCCCGAACATCTGCAGCACCCATGATTACGAGCAGGACGTGGAAACGGTCCGGGCGGCCAAACGCGCCGGTCTGAAGGTCTGCTGCGGCGGCATCTTCGGCTTGGGCGAGACCTTTGCCCAGCGTGTCGAGATGGCTCTGACACTGCGCGAACTGGGGGTCGATTCCATCCCGGTCAATTTTCTCGACCCGGTGGAGGGGACTCGCCTTGAGCACGCAGATTTTCTGACGCCCCTGGAGTGCCTCAGGACCATCGCGGTGTACCGCTTTCTCCTGCCTGACCGGCAGATAACGGTCTGTGGCGGCCGTGAGAAAAACCTGCGCGAATTGCAGTCCTGGATCTTCATGGCCGGCGCCAGCGGGATGATGACCGGCAATTATCTGACCAGGGCCGGCAGGAATCCTGCGCTCGACCGTCAAATGGTGGCCGATCTCGGGTTGACCGTCGCTCCCTGCGGATGTTCCTGA